Part of the Chitinophaga parva genome is shown below.
GACCTGCAGGTGATCACCCGCATGGCCTATGCCATGGTGAGTGTGTATGGCATGAACGACAAGGTGGGCAACGTATCTTTCTACGATCCGAACAACGACCAGGCTTTCACCAAGCCTTACTCTGATGAAACGGCCCGTATGATCGATGAAGAAGTACGCATCCTGATCAATAACGCCTACATCCGCACCAAGGAGCTGCTCACTTCCAAAATGAACGAAGTGAAAGTGCTGGCGGAAGAGCTGTTGAAAAAAGAAGTATTGTACAAAGACGACCTGGAACGCCTGATCGGTAAACGCCCGTACGATGTGCGCCGTGAGCACAAACCCATTGGTGACCTCACCGTGGACCCGGTAAGCCCGTCAGACCTGATCAATAACAGCGCTCCATCCATCGCTAACGAAAATTAATATGAACGTTTCACCGGCAAAAGAAAACATCCTCAAGCGGGTACGTAATGCCCTCAGCCAGTCAGTACAACTGCCTTTTCCGAACGCGGAAGGTAACAACTCCGTGTTCCAAACGGCGCACGACGGGCTGGAAATGAAGTTTGCCGAAGAGTTCAGCAAGTTGCAGGGTAAGTTCATCTTTTGCTCCGGTAAAAGTGAACTGCTGGAGAACCTGCAGGCCCTGGCCGAGCATAAGAACTGGAGCCAGGTGCTGTGCCAGACCCCTTCACTGATGAAGTTCCTGGCGCCCGCAGGCCTTTCTTTCCTGAACGCAGACAATGCCCATATAGCCAGTGGTTTCCAGGCGGCCATCACCGACTGTGAATACCTGGTGGCCCGTACAGGCAGCATCATCATGAGCGCCGCACAGCCCTCCGGGCGTGCCTTACCGGTGTACACG
Proteins encoded:
- a CDS encoding LutC/YkgG family protein — protein: MNVSPAKENILKRVRNALSQSVQLPFPNAEGNNSVFQTAHDGLEMKFAEEFSKLQGKFIFCSGKSELLENLQALAEHKNWSQVLCQTPSLMKFLAPAGLSFLNADNAHIASGFQAAITDCEYLVARTGSIIMSAAQPSGRALPVYTPVHVVIAYTHQLVFDVKDGIAKMKDKYGAKLPSMINFATGPSRTADIEKTLVVGIHGPREVYVFLLDEEK